From Salvia splendens isolate huo1 chromosome 16, SspV2, whole genome shotgun sequence, a single genomic window includes:
- the LOC121769896 gene encoding cysteine-rich receptor-like protein kinase 2 encodes MMINLMTIATVILLFANTSFADPRAQVIKLICGKQTEQNATINVANFISTMEKITLQMQNSGHGAAETGSGRHKSYGFAQCYGDLSPTDCTLCYVEARNILPQCYPSNGGRAYLEGCFIRAENYSFYDEFSGPGDGPVCGNRTRAGPGFDESVRKGLSQVVSVASGNERYGRAEVAVGRAVNESVYVMADCWRTINATACRACLENASASLLGCLPRADGRALNTGCFVQYSDTDFMNSVSNSGSSRGRVIVNVIVAVSGVALFIGGVIIGVYVWKRRIIARKRRDDAEKLVKNLNHSSLNFKYSTLERATVCFDETNKLGQGGFGTVYKGVLADGREIAAKRLFFNNKHRVTDFYNEVNMVSSVEHKNLVRLLGCSCSGPERLLVYEFCSNKSLDAFIFDLDKGKELDWDKRLKIIVGTAEGLVYLHENTSTRIIHRDIKASNILLDSRMRAKIADFGLARSFEKDQSHISTAIAGTLGYMAPEYLAYGQLTEKADVYSFGVLVLEIVSGRRNNEGESPDDTESLLSRAWKQFKQGTVEPLVDHNLMLGLGGRKEEADVMTEMVRVVQIGLVCTQEIPSSRPSMSKALLMLEAKEEPPLPSNPPFMDKETMEFHYSSQGSNDASVATISHTVFLPR; translated from the exons ATGATGATCAATTTGATGACCATAGCTACCGTGATTCTGCTGTTTGCAAACACCTCATTTGCAGATCCAAGAGCTCAAGTCATCAAGCTAATATGCGGCAAACAAACAGAGCAAAACGCCACAATCAACGTGGCAAATTTCATCTCCACAATGGAAAAAATTACCCTCCAAATGCAAAATTCTGGCCACGGAGCCGCGGAAACGGGCTCGGGCCGCCACAAGAGCTACGGCTTCGCGCAGTGCTACGGCGATCTCTCGCCGACCGACTGCACTCTCTGCTACGTCGAGGCCCGGAACATCCTGCCCCAGTGCTACCCCTCCAATGGAGGCCGTGCCTACCTCGAGGGCTGCTTTATTCGGGCCGAAAATTACAGCTTCTATGACGAGTTCTCGGGCCCAGGAGACGGGCCCGTTTGCGGGAATCGAACTCGGGCCGGGCCGGGATTCGATGAGTCTGTGCGGAAGGGTTTGTCGCAGGTAGTGTCGGTTGCGTCGGGGAATGAGAGGTATGGTCGGGCCGAGGTGGCGGTGGGTCGGGCCGTGAATGAATCGGTGTACGTGATGGCGGATTGCTGGAGGACTATTAATGCTACTGCTTGTCGGGCTTGTTTGGAGAATGCTTCTGCATCTTTGTTGGGCTGCCTGCCTCGGGCCGATGGCCGGGCCCTCAACACAGGCTGCTTCGTTCAGTATTCTGATACTGATTTTATGAATTCTGTATCAAATAGTGGAAGTTCAAGAG GGAGAGTTATAGTGAATGTGATTGTGGCTGTGAGTGGAGTAGCTCTTTTCATAGGTGGGGTTATTATTGGAGTTTATGTGTGGAAGAGGAGGATCATTGCAAGGAAAAGAAGAG ATGATGCTGAAAAATTAGTGAAGAACCTTAACCATAGTAGCTTGAACTTCAAATATTCGACTCTGGAAAGAGCTACAGTCTGTTTCGATGAAACCAACAAGCTCGGACAGGGCGGATTTGGCACGGTATATAAG GGAGTGTTGGCGGATGGGAGAGAGATTGCAGCGAAGAGGCTCTTCTTCAATAACAAACACAGAGTTACAGACTTCTACAATGAAGTAAACATGGTCAGTAGTGTTGAACACAAGAATCTAGTCAGATTATTGGGGTGCAGTTGCTCGGGACCTGAACGCCTTCTCGTCTACGAATTCTGCTCCAACAAGAGCCTCGATGCTTTCATCTTCG ATTTAGATAAAGGTAAAGAATTAGACTGGGATAAGAGATTGAAGATAATAGTGGGAACAGCAGAGGGATTAGTCTATCTCCATGAAAATACATCAACAAGAATCATACATAGAGACATCAAAGCCAGCAACATCCTCCTTGACTCAAGGATGCGCGCCAAAATCGCAGATTTCGGGCTAGCTAGATCCTTCGAGAAAGATCAGAGTCATATTAGCACTGCCATTGCAGGGACCTT GGGATATATGGCACCGGAATACTTGGCCTATGGCCAGCTGACAGAAAAGGCGGATGTCTATAGCTTCGGTGTGCTCGTGCTGGAAATTGTCAGCGGTAGAAGGAACAACGAGGGCGAAAGCCCGGATGACACGGAGAGTTTGCTTAGCAGA GCATGGAAGCAATTCAAGCAAGGAACGGTGGAGCCTCTCGTCGACCACAACCTAATGCTAGGCCTAGGCGGCCGAAAGGAGGAGGCCGACGTGATGACAGAGATGGTTCGAGTAGTTCAAATAGGACTAGTCTGCACCCAAGAAATCCCATCGTCGCGGCCGTCCATGTCGAAGGCACTGCTGATGCTAGAGGCAAAAGAGGAGCCTCCATTGCCAAGTAACCCTCCTTTCATGGATAAGGAGACTATGGAGTTCCATTACTCGAGTCAAGGGAGCAATGATGCCTCGGTCGCCACCATTTCCCACACTGTTTTTCTTCCTAGGTAA
- the LOC121770528 gene encoding high affinity nitrate transporter 2.5-like: protein MEIPVEEYPKRFPLPVDSEHKATEFRLLSAAPPHMRAFHLSWLSFFTCFVSTFAAPPLLPMIRDDLDLTATDIGNAGIAAVSGAVFARLAMGTCCDLFGPRLASAALVLATAPAVFCTSLAASPASFLVLRFLTGFSLATFVSTQFWMSSLFSPNVVGTANGVAGGWGNLGGGATQLIMPLVFDLIVLAGAGKFTAWRAAFFIPGLLQMVSAYGIFFFGQDLPDGDYSQLQKSGEKHKDSFDKILSGALTNYRGWILALTYGYCFGVELTIDNIIAQYFYDRFDVNLHTAGTIAASFGLANLFSRPGGGMLSDFVARRFGMRGRLWTLWAVQTVGGVLCVLLGKVGSLAGSVAVLLVFSVFVQAACGLTFGVVPFVSRRSLGIISGMTGGGGNVGAVLTQVIFFRGSHYSTETGITLMGVMIIACTLVIMLIHFPQWGGMLWPPSDGATEEDYYVSEWTAAEQDKGFHKATLKFSQNSRRERGHQFIRSDPSPNTYA, encoded by the exons ATGGAGATTCCAGTGGAAGAATATCCGAAAAGATTCCCCCTCCCCGTAGATTCCGAACACAAGGCCACCGAATTCCGCCTCCTCTCAGCCGCGCCGCCGCACATGCGCGCCTTCCACCTCTCGTGGCTCTCCTTCTTCACCTGCTTCGTATCCACCTTCGCCGCGCCGCCGCTCCTCCCCATGATCCGCGACGACCTCGACCTCACCGCCACCGACATCGGCAACGCCGGCATCGCCGCCGTCTCCGGCGCTGTCTTCGCCCGCCTCGCGATGGGCACGTGCTGCGACCTCTTCGGGCCCCGCCTCGCCTCCGCCGCCCTCGTCCTCGCCACCGCGCCCGCCGTGTTCTGCACCTCCCTCGCCGCCTCCCCGGCCTCCTTCCTCGTCCTCCGCTTCCTCACCGGCTTCTCCCTCGCCACCTTCGTCTCCACGCAGTTCTGGATGAGCTCCCTCTTCTCCCCCAACGTCGTCGGCACCGCAAACGGCGTCGCCGGCGGATGGGGCAACCTCGGAGGCGGTGCCACTCAGCTTATTATGCCTCTCGTATTCGACCTCATCGTCCTCGCCGGCGCCGGAAAATTTACGGCGTGGCGCGCCGCGTTCTTTATCCCCGGCCTCCTCCAAATGGTCTCCGCCTACGGGATTTTTTTCTTCGGGCAAGACCTCCCCGACGGAGACTACTCTCAGCTGCAGAAATCCGGTGAAAAACATAAAGACAGCTTTGACAAAATTCTCTCCGGCGCTTTAACAAATTACAGAG GTTGGATTCTAGCATTAACCTACGGTTATTGCTTTGGTGTGGAGCTGACGATCGATAACATAATTGCACAATATTTCTACGACAGATTCGACGTGAACCTGCACACGGCGGGAACAATCGCGGCCAGCTTTGGGTTGGCGAACCTCTTCTCCCGACCAGGTGGGGGAATGTTGTCGGATTTTGTGGCAAGGAGATTCGGGATGAGGGGAAGGCTGTGGACGTTGTGGGCGGTGCAGACGGTGGGTGGGGTATTGTGCGTGTTGTTGGGAAAGGTGGGGTCGTTGGCGGGGTCAGTGGCGGTGTTGCTTGTATTTTCCGTCTTCGTCCAAGCCGCCTGTGGCTTGACTTTTGGGGTCGTTCCGTTTGTGTCAAGAAG GTCGCTGGGCATAATCTCTGGGATGACTGGAGGCGGCGGCAACGTGGGCGCGGTCCTGACACAAGTGATATTCTTTAGAGGATCTCATTACTCTACAGAAACAGGGATAACGCTAATGGGTGTGATGATCATAGCTTGCACACTTGTGATAATGTTGATTCACTTCCCTCAATGGGGCGGGATGCTCTGGCCTCCCTCTGACGGCGCCACCGAGGAGGACTACTATGTGTCCGAGTGGACGGCCGCCGAGCAAGACAAAGGCTTCCACAAGGCCACCCTCAAATTCTCTCAAAACAGCCGACGTGAAAGAGGTCACCAATTTATTAGATCCGACCCATCTCCAAATACATATGCTTGA